GAGTCTCTCCCTTACGTCCTCAATGGCGTCTCCCGGGCTGTCTTCGCCCCTGATGACGTCCATGGCCTCCTCGAAGCCTATGGCGAGGGCGGCGATGAAGTCTCTATCCGCTGTTGCTCCCTCCTTTCTGACAGTTGATCGATTCTTCGGGCGCATTGTGTGGCTCCGCTTACAGCGCCCCCCACGAGTCCACATGCGAACAGGATGGCACCGCCCACTGGGCCGGCAACCACGTAACCCGCGGCGCACCCTAGGGACGCTCCACCGAGTCCACCTGCAGTTGCTGTACCTGAGATCAGGGCTGCCCGGGTTCCTCGCTTCATGCAATCAGGCTCCCTTCTGCGAGGTCTCTCTGTGATCACGCCAGCGGTTGAAACTGGCTCGGGCAGCTTCAGATTTCTTGGTCACTCCGGCCACAGTCAGGTGGCAGAACTTCTCCTCGGGGATAGAGTCGAAGGAGGCGTCGGGTGACGCCCCGTCAAGTGAGAGAGCCCAGGCCTTGACATCTTCCTCAGGGGTCAAGCCTTGGGCTGCACAGGAAGCCAGGAACTTCTCCTTCCAGGTGGCAGGTTGAGGAGAATGACGTGATTTCGTGACCTTCTGGGCACCGGACGCATTATCCGACGGCGGGGAGAACAACGGATCCTCCGCAGAGTTGTCCAGCCAGGCCAGGAGCTCACGCCCGGTGTCGGACGTGGGAATCAGGTAGCGCCCGTCGAAGAGCCCGGTTCTATCCTTGCTTGCGAGCGCCGTATGGTCTGCTACCAGGTCGAAGAACACCGTAAACTCGTATTCGACTCCGTCACGGAACACAGGCGCCAGCCCAACCTTGCGAATGATGGTCTTGCCGCTTTCCTGGGTCTGAACGTATTCTGTCTTGCTTCTAAGGGTGACGACCACGTGGCATGGCGACTGCAGCAGCTTGTCCACAAGCTGGTTGTGCATGGGAGTGACTTCCCGCCATGCGCTCCACGAATTGCCGGTGCAGGCCGCGGCTCTGCCCTGTATGTCGAGCATCCCGCCATCGCCTACCCAGGCATGTGAGAGTGAGTCTACAGTGATTACATCGTACCCTGCTTGTTCGGCGGCGGAGATTGCATCGACGTACTTCTGGGGCAGGAACGGGGGTTCGATGGCGCACACATCATACGCCCCGAGATGGGCATACAGCTCGCCGGAGCCTCGTTCGGTGTCTATCAGGGTTATGCGTTGTCCAAGGCCGAAGGCGATCTGAAGGGCTGAGTAGGTCTTGCCTGACCCACTGGGGCCCGCCAGCGCCAGCCTCAGTTTCGCTCTACGGCGCTCTGCACGCCGAAATACCGCAGGCTGCGCGGTCATGCTGGTTCCTCCTCTCTCTCTACGGTGATCACCTTGAACTGTGGGGGATCTTGAAGCACTTGGACTCCGTCGACCAGTTCGCCGGTTGCCTTGAGGATGAGCTTGTCGCCGGCAACCTGGCATTGTGACTTGAACCTTGCCCAGTCTACCTCACGCTTGTCCTTGATAAACTCCTCAAGACTCTGGTCTTCGAGCCAACTGAGCAGCGCGCCTTCGTTACGCTCGAACCGCGCCGGCGGCTTTCTGAACTGCAATGTGCCGCAGGGCAGCTTGATGGTCCTGTTGTGCTTGGGGTCAGCTTCAAACAGAGGACGATGGTAGACAATGAGCCGTCCTGTGAAGTAATCGATGCGGGCCTGCAGGCGTTGGGTCTCGCCTGCGAGCCACTCTTCAACTCGGGCTACTTCGCTTGCCACCACCCGCTGTTTGCGGGCGAGTTCGTCGCGCGCTGCGCCGATCTTGCGCAGAGCCCAGTTAGCCAGAGCCTCGTCCCCGATTGCATCATCAGAAGACTGAGCTGCCTCGCCATAGAGATCGTCCAGGAAGTCCGCATACTCCGCGCCTGTCTCAAGTGTGGTTGACATAGTGGTTCCTCCTTTCTGTGATGGGTTGACTTGCCGCTCGGGCTACAAGAGCGCCCGGTCTCGACCCGCGTGTTGCTTCTTGATGGGCCGTACCGCGCTCTATCGAGTCGATGAGTTCTACGAACTGCAGGATGTTCCGGTTCTGTTTGGGACTGAGGCTGCGACCGAGGATTTCAATGACTCTGCGTTAGGCCGCACCCTGGACAAGATCTTCGATGCCGGCCTGAAGAGAGTATTCGGAGCTGCAGCTATGAGGGCGGCTCTCAGGGAAGACGTCAAGTTCGACGTGGTGCATGCAGACACCACATCTTGGTCGGTGAAAGGCCTGTTTGACTGCAGTTCGCCTGACGACCAGGCGTTCTATGTCACGCATGGGTATAGCCGCAACCACAGGCCTGACCTCAAGCAGTTATACTATGGACTGGTGGTCAACGGAGAGGGCATACCGCTGTTAGGCCACGCTTCGGACGGCAACGAGTCGGACAAGGTTTGGAATAGGCGAGTAATCGAGGAGTTGGTAAAGCAGTTCACCGATCATCTCACCGATTTGGTCTACGTGGCCGACTCCGCTGTAGTGGCCAAGGACAACCTCGACCTCATTGTGGATAAGGGCATAAGGTTCATCTCAAGGCTACCTGCAACATTCACGCAGGAACAGGAGATCAAGGATCGGGCTTGGTCGGAGGGCGGCTGGATCAACGTCGGTGTTCTGACTCAGAACCCCAAGCGCGACTCGGCGTTCTACAAGTGTAAGGAGTACATTGTAGATATCGCAACGAAGACCGCCGTTCGGCCCTACAGGCTCATCGTCGTGCATTCGACCAGCCTCGACAAGAGAAAGGCAAAGACTCTTGAGAAGAACCTTCTCAAGCTACGCGACGAACTCGAGGCCCAGCTCCAGCAGCTAGAGAAAGTGGAGTTCGCTTGTGAGCCGGACGCCAGGTCAGCTCTTGAGAGAGTCAGGAGCGAGAATCGTGACGCCCTTTACGTGATCTCGGGGGACGTACAAGCCGAAGAAGCGGTTCTCAAAAGGTCCAGACCCGGCAGGCCGCGGAAAGAAGAACCCGTCCCTACCAGGACCGTCTATAGAGTGAGGGCTGCGGTAGGCGATTTGAAGGAGCAGGAGTACGCAGAATTGAAGCTCAGAGCCTCTTGCTTTGTCCTGATCACCAACATGCTCGACGCGGAGGAGAGACCAGCCGAGACGGTACTGCGAGACTACAAGGAACAAACCGCTGTCGAGCTGCAGTTTAAGGCCATCAAGGAACCGGAGTTCGTAGGGGCCATGTTCGTGAAGAAACCCGAAAGGCTGGAAGCCCTTGCCTATGTGGTTCTCCTTGCCGCCATGGTTCGCGCAATCATTCAGCGCCGGGCACGGCGCTATGCCGAGGCTAATGACGAAGAGCTTCCCATACCGGGCAAACGGATAACGAAACGGCCTACAACTCGAATGATCCTGGATTCGTTTGACGCTGTCATAGTCGTGATTCTCCCTGACCGCAGCCGGGCGCTATCCGGATAGAAGATGTTCCCTGACAAGATGTTCCGCGCGCTGGGAGTCTCGCCATCCGTCTGCGTCACCATCCCGCACGGCGTGCAAGACCCCTGAAAACTCAGAAGCTGAATGCCCAAGGGTGCTGAAGACGGGTATCAGCATTCGCTTTCGCTGAGATCATCCTCGTCGCAGCGGCCCAATGATCCTACGCGTGCATGGTCAGCAAGTCCAGGGACTGATAGAATGGAGGCGCAACAGCAAGGGACCAATGAGTGGTCGCCGATCTGGCTATCGGAGGTGATCTGCATGCGCGAACAGGACGTTGTCAAGCGAATCAAGGACGCAGTAGTGCCTGTCCTTACGAAACGCGATCAGGTTGTGGCCGCCTATCTCTTTGGTTCCACAGGCACAGAACAGGCCACTACCATGAGCGATGTCGACATTGCTGTTCTCACGGACGGCGACATCTCTCTTTTGGATGAGCTTTCGCTGTCGGCTGATGTGGCGGTGGCGCTCGGGAGAGAAGACGTGGATCTGCTGGTCCTCAACTCCGCTCGCAATGATCTGCAGCATGCAGTCATATCAGAAGGCGAGCTCATCCTGGATCGCGATCCTCTGAAGACGTCGGACTATATCGAAAAGGTCTTATCGGTTCATAAGGACTATGGCATATACATGAAGACCTTTCTGAGCGATCTGAAAGCGGGGCTGAAGGAGGACTATCTCCGTGGTTGACGAGTCGAGGATTCTGCACAAGCTCCAGGCCATCACAGACTCGCTCTCAAAACTTGAGGAGCTGGC
This is a stretch of genomic DNA from Clostridia bacterium. It encodes these proteins:
- a CDS encoding ATP-binding protein, with the translated sequence MTAQPAVFRRAERRRAKLRLALAGPSGSGKTYSALQIAFGLGQRITLIDTERGSGELYAHLGAYDVCAIEPPFLPQKYVDAISAAEQAGYDVITVDSLSHAWVGDGGMLDIQGRAAACTGNSWSAWREVTPMHNQLVDKLLQSPCHVVVTLRSKTEYVQTQESGKTIIRKVGLAPVFRDGVEYEFTVFFDLVADHTALASKDRTGLFDGRYLIPTSDTGRELLAWLDNSAEDPLFSPPSDNASGAQKVTKSRHSPQPATWKEKFLASCAAQGLTPEEDVKAWALSLDGASPDASFDSIPEEKFCHLTVAGVTKKSEAARASFNRWRDHRETSQKGA
- a CDS encoding host-nuclease inhibitor Gam family protein, with amino-acid sequence MSTTLETGAEYADFLDDLYGEAAQSSDDAIGDEALANWALRKIGAARDELARKQRVVASEVARVEEWLAGETQRLQARIDYFTGRLIVYHRPLFEADPKHNRTIKLPCGTLQFRKPPARFERNEGALLSWLEDQSLEEFIKDKREVDWARFKSQCQVAGDKLILKATGELVDGVQVLQDPPQFKVITVEREEEPA
- a CDS encoding IS1634 family transposase; this encodes MGRTALYRVDEFYELQDVPVLFGTEAATEDFNDSALGRTLDKIFDAGLKRVFGAAAMRAALREDVKFDVVHADTTSWSVKGLFDCSSPDDQAFYVTHGYSRNHRPDLKQLYYGLVVNGEGIPLLGHASDGNESDKVWNRRVIEELVKQFTDHLTDLVYVADSAVVAKDNLDLIVDKGIRFISRLPATFTQEQEIKDRAWSEGGWINVGVLTQNPKRDSAFYKCKEYIVDIATKTAVRPYRLIVVHSTSLDKRKAKTLEKNLLKLRDELEAQLQQLEKVEFACEPDARSALERVRSENRDALYVISGDVQAEEAVLKRSRPGRPRKEEPVPTRTVYRVRAAVGDLKEQEYAELKLRASCFVLITNMLDAEERPAETVLRDYKEQTAVELQFKAIKEPEFVGAMFVKKPERLEALAYVVLLAAMVRAIIQRRARRYAEANDEELPIPGKRITKRPTTRMILDSFDAVIVVILPDRSRALSG
- a CDS encoding nucleotidyltransferase domain-containing protein; translated protein: MREQDVVKRIKDAVVPVLTKRDQVVAAYLFGSTGTEQATTMSDVDIAVLTDGDISLLDELSLSADVAVALGREDVDLLVLNSARNDLQHAVISEGELILDRDPLKTSDYIEKVLSVHKDYGIYMKTFLSDLKAGLKEDYLRG